A genomic region of Thermococcus sp. contains the following coding sequences:
- a CDS encoding hydrogenase 4 subunit D, which translates to MNGEIFLASSLLPFLLLLIFKLEGRAADAVASTIIGIALLINAYGTYDFFQGGAGKVYHYAYTSGGNLGEVFGLSIDIASVIMGFTSILVSFLIVLYTADYMSSTNRSFPLESGKGRFYALFGLLTGSSMVFIYSTNLIQFLVALELMAIALLYLVDFYGNAKGPAIKGFLVLNLAVFLILGASAVLGNSQELAKMGSVAQSTKDTAFALLIFAALAMSSQLFFYSWLPDATAGPVPASAYIHSASIVPLGSFMLFRVIQYMNPGKDDFWLLGLLTVALIILMMIYYPLQTDGKKLIAYSTIAQAGVAYIILAYALLGHVEGLQIAVYQVVNHAFVKALAYLSVGAFAYSLGTTDFSRIKGIRKSLPWASIGWFLSFLGLAGVLPLGLFFSKAFTIMSTRHAQGVASWLFPGTVLFDAAIFLVVVLLWFNRMFFGEPEPAAEGHSTKLMCAVMITLILIGIVAPWVTLNVVMKIGFMR; encoded by the coding sequence GTGAACGGAGAAATCTTCCTTGCATCGTCCTTGCTCCCGTTCCTGCTGCTGCTCATCTTCAAACTTGAGGGCAGAGCCGCCGATGCAGTGGCCTCGACGATAATCGGCATCGCCCTCCTCATAAACGCCTACGGAACCTACGACTTCTTCCAGGGAGGGGCAGGGAAGGTCTATCACTACGCCTACACCAGCGGGGGCAACCTCGGTGAGGTCTTCGGCCTGAGCATCGATATCGCCTCCGTCATCATGGGCTTCACGTCCATTCTCGTCAGCTTCCTGATAGTCCTCTACACCGCGGACTACATGAGCTCAACCAACAGGTCGTTTCCACTTGAGAGCGGCAAGGGTAGGTTCTACGCCCTCTTCGGCCTGCTGACTGGTTCCTCAATGGTCTTCATATACTCAACGAACCTCATCCAGTTCCTGGTTGCCCTCGAACTGATGGCGATAGCCCTGCTCTACCTCGTTGACTTCTACGGAAACGCCAAAGGGCCAGCCATCAAGGGCTTCCTCGTGCTGAACTTGGCGGTATTCCTGATTCTCGGAGCCAGTGCAGTTCTGGGGAACTCTCAGGAGCTGGCAAAGATGGGCTCAGTAGCACAGTCAACCAAGGACACAGCGTTTGCCCTGCTTATCTTCGCGGCGCTGGCTATGAGCTCCCAGCTGTTCTTCTACTCCTGGCTTCCAGATGCAACGGCCGGCCCGGTTCCGGCTTCAGCGTATATACACTCTGCCTCAATAGTCCCGCTCGGGAGTTTCATGCTCTTCAGGGTCATACAGTACATGAACCCGGGCAAGGACGACTTCTGGCTCCTAGGACTACTCACGGTGGCGCTGATAATTCTGATGATGATCTACTACCCGCTCCAGACCGACGGTAAGAAGCTCATTGCCTACTCTACCATAGCTCAAGCGGGCGTTGCGTACATAATCCTGGCTTACGCGCTCCTCGGCCACGTTGAGGGCCTTCAGATTGCAGTTTACCAAGTGGTAAACCACGCCTTCGTCAAGGCGCTGGCGTATCTGAGCGTTGGGGCCTTCGCCTATTCCCTCGGAACAACGGACTTCAGCAGGATAAAGGGCATAAGGAAGAGTCTCCCGTGGGCGAGCATTGGCTGGTTCCTGAGCTTCCTCGGCCTCGCTGGAGTTCTACCACTAGGACTGTTCTTCAGCAAGGCCTTCACCATAATGAGCACCAGACACGCCCAGGGCGTAGCCTCATGGCTCTTCCCGGGGACGGTTCTCTTTGATGCTGCCATATTCTTAGTTGTGGTACTCCTGTGGTTCAATAGGATGTTCTTCGGCGAGCCAGAGCCAGCAGCGGAAGGCCACTCGACCAAGCTGATGTGCGCGGTGATGATAACGCTGATTCTCATCGGCATAGTAGCGCCCTGGGTCACCCTGAACGTTGTCATGAAGATCGGGTTTATGAGGTGA
- a CDS encoding HypC/HybG/HupF family hydrogenase formation chaperone has translation MALMLAGRVVEVRGDMAVVDVEGQLKEAKLDFIRDVKPGDYVTIYYGIVLEKVSEEDARETLEHCSYHRGAKVEMKFSLVENLRF, from the coding sequence ATGGCCCTGATGCTAGCGGGTAGAGTGGTTGAGGTCAGGGGAGATATGGCGGTAGTGGATGTTGAAGGCCAGCTTAAGGAGGCTAAGCTCGACTTCATCAGGGACGTCAAGCCGGGCGACTACGTAACGATTTACTACGGCATAGTACTTGAGAAGGTGAGCGAGGAAGATGCCAGGGAAACGCTGGAGCACTGCTCCTATCACAGGGGAGCAAAGGTCGAGATGAAGTTTTCGCTGGTTGAAAACCTGAGGTTTTAG
- a CDS encoding antitoxin family protein: protein MEEVRAVYHKGVLVPLKSLNLREGEEVTVIIKKKAPRRYFGIFKKEDVEKVIEEIENEGVL from the coding sequence ATGGAGGAGGTAAGGGCGGTTTACCATAAGGGCGTCTTAGTGCCCCTTAAAAGCCTAAACCTCAGGGAAGGGGAGGAGGTGACGGTAATCATCAAGAAAAAGGCCCCGCGCAGGTACTTTGGCATCTTCAAAAAGGAAGACGTCGAGAAGGTCATAGAGGAGATCGAGAATGAGGGTGTTCTATGA
- a CDS encoding TetR/AcrR family transcriptional regulator has product MSTKSPGKTREKLVSAAMELFARKGFDKTTVDEIVAKAGVAKGTFYLYFKSKDDLIKELAFEVMPIMAMPSLNDPYITLSYPTLESYLLQIGREFLDFYSENYRAEMFFHMLSVRKRMKSLDDIYSQSCSELLREGARRITAYVKVGFEDALIAFQMFLASLMHYLHAGECLGFSREHYLKKVILAVINHLKLSASV; this is encoded by the coding sequence ATGTCCACGAAGTCCCCGGGGAAAACAAGGGAAAAGCTCGTTTCAGCTGCCATGGAGCTTTTTGCTAGAAAGGGCTTTGATAAAACGACGGTAGATGAGATTGTTGCAAAGGCTGGCGTCGCCAAGGGGACGTTCTACCTCTACTTCAAAAGCAAGGATGACCTGATCAAGGAGCTTGCCTTCGAGGTTATGCCGATAATGGCAATGCCCTCTCTGAATGACCCATACATAACCCTCAGCTACCCGACCCTTGAGAGCTACCTCCTCCAGATTGGGAGGGAGTTTCTCGACTTTTACTCCGAGAACTACAGGGCCGAGATGTTCTTCCACATGCTTTCTGTGAGGAAAAGGATGAAGAGCCTCGACGATATTTACAGCCAGTCCTGTTCCGAGCTTCTTCGGGAGGGGGCGAGGAGGATAACGGCTTACGTTAAAGTGGGCTTTGAGGACGCACTCATAGCGTTCCAGATGTTTCTGGCCTCCCTCATGCACTACCTCCACGCCGGGGAGTGCTTGGGCTTCTCCAGGGAGCACTACCTAAAGAAGGTTATCTTGGCAGTAATAAACCACCTTAAGCTTTCCGCCAGCGTATAA
- a CDS encoding type II toxin-antitoxin system VapC family toxin, with protein MRVFYDSNVFLKFLGGESEAGALLDLAFEGKVEGVVSWVVLSEVIFGYLRLTTNMRPYDLKRKLPKMNVDLTPIRELLEPFQILEVNPNPTELFDLVNKSGLLPNDALIALTCLKEGIPLVSFDSDFERVAGLRRGTTPEELPVE; from the coding sequence ATGAGGGTGTTCTATGACAGTAACGTCTTCCTTAAATTTTTGGGCGGAGAGAGCGAGGCTGGAGCGCTCTTGGATTTGGCCTTTGAAGGAAAAGTTGAAGGAGTCGTCAGCTGGGTGGTTCTCTCCGAGGTCATCTTCGGCTACTTAAGGCTCACGACCAACATGAGGCCCTACGACCTGAAAAGAAAATTGCCCAAGATGAACGTTGATTTAACTCCAATCCGCGAGCTTTTAGAACCCTTCCAGATTTTGGAAGTCAATCCTAATCCAACCGAACTCTTTGACCTCGTGAACAAATCAGGACTCCTTCCTAATGACGCGCTCATAGCGTTAACGTGCCTAAAGGAGGGCATTCCTCTAGTTAGCTTCGATTCGGATTTTGAGCGGGTTGCAGGGCTGAGAAGGGGGACGACTCCAGAGGAATTGCCGGTTGAGTAG
- the hypD gene encoding hydrogenase formation protein HypD, producing MTVEEVVQPYRDRGIAQKLVEKIKEEAKTLDGEIRIMHVCGTHEDTITRSGIRSLLPENVKVVSGPGCPVCITPVEDIVAMQLIMRKAREEGEEIILTTFGDMYKIPTPMGSFADLKSEGFDVRVVYSIFDTYKMAKENPDKTVVHFSPGFETTTAPTAGMINAVVNEGLENFKIYSVHRLTPQGIEVLIKQKSRIDALIDAGHVSTIIGVKGWEFLSEKYGIPQVVAGFEPNDVLMAILLLIRMYKEGDARVVNEYRRAVKYEGNVTAQRLINKYFKVVDAKWRALGIFPGTGLELRDEWKELDIKNIYKVEVPKNLPDLEKGCLCGAVLRGLALPTDCPHFGKTCTPRHPVGPCMVSYEGTCQIFYKYGVLF from the coding sequence ATGACCGTTGAAGAAGTCGTTCAGCCCTACAGGGACAGGGGAATAGCCCAGAAGCTCGTTGAGAAAATCAAAGAAGAGGCAAAAACGCTGGACGGCGAAATAAGGATAATGCACGTCTGCGGGACTCATGAGGACACCATAACCCGCTCCGGAATACGCTCTCTCCTCCCGGAGAACGTCAAAGTCGTGAGCGGGCCGGGCTGTCCCGTCTGCATTACCCCCGTTGAGGACATAGTGGCGATGCAGCTCATAATGAGGAAAGCGAGGGAAGAGGGCGAGGAGATAATCCTGACCACCTTTGGAGACATGTACAAGATTCCGACTCCGATGGGGAGCTTCGCTGATTTGAAGAGCGAGGGCTTTGACGTCCGCGTTGTCTACTCAATCTTCGACACCTACAAAATGGCCAAGGAGAACCCGGACAAAACCGTCGTCCACTTCAGCCCGGGTTTCGAAACGACAACCGCGCCAACTGCGGGAATGATAAACGCCGTCGTCAACGAGGGCCTTGAGAACTTCAAGATATACTCAGTTCACCGGCTAACGCCCCAGGGAATAGAGGTTCTCATAAAGCAGAAGAGCAGGATAGATGCCCTCATAGATGCCGGCCACGTCTCAACGATAATTGGCGTGAAAGGCTGGGAGTTCCTGAGCGAGAAGTATGGAATCCCGCAAGTTGTTGCCGGCTTCGAGCCCAACGACGTGCTCATGGCCATCCTCCTCCTAATCCGGATGTACAAGGAAGGCGACGCGCGAGTGGTAAACGAGTACAGGAGGGCCGTTAAGTACGAGGGGAACGTTACAGCGCAGAGGCTCATCAACAAGTACTTCAAGGTTGTTGATGCCAAGTGGCGCGCCTTAGGCATCTTCCCGGGAACGGGCCTTGAGCTGAGGGACGAGTGGAAGGAACTCGACATCAAGAACATCTACAAGGTTGAGGTGCCAAAGAACCTGCCAGACCTCGAAAAGGGCTGTCTCTGTGGAGCAGTGCTTAGGGGACTGGCACTCCCGACCGACTGCCCGCACTTTGGCAAGACCTGCACGCCGAGGCATCCGGTTGGGCCGTGCATGGTGTCCTACGAGGGAACCTGCCAGATATTCTACAAGTACGGGGTTCTGTTTTAG
- a CDS encoding 4Fe-4S dicluster domain-containing protein, whose product MAHKKIFLDYKRCIGCKACEVACEMTHGEARIKVFEFPDLFTVPFNCRHCEKAPCLNVCPTGALFRDEDGAVAFDPLKCIGCLMCAVACPFGVPKLDEENKIMDKCDLCADRRAEGLLPACVSACPTEALKFGEINDVLWDREGKIVANLKSSAEKGEGERALIVL is encoded by the coding sequence ATGGCCCACAAGAAGATTTTCCTTGACTATAAGCGCTGTATAGGGTGTAAAGCCTGTGAAGTGGCCTGTGAAATGACGCACGGTGAAGCGCGCATCAAGGTCTTCGAGTTCCCCGACCTCTTTACGGTTCCCTTCAACTGCAGGCACTGTGAAAAGGCTCCCTGCCTGAACGTCTGTCCAACTGGAGCGCTCTTCAGGGATGAAGACGGAGCGGTTGCCTTCGACCCGCTCAAGTGTATCGGCTGTCTCATGTGTGCCGTTGCCTGTCCCTTTGGCGTTCCCAAGCTGGACGAGGAGAACAAGATCATGGACAAGTGCGACCTCTGTGCCGACAGAAGGGCGGAAGGCCTTCTTCCTGCATGTGTCTCAGCCTGTCCAACTGAGGCCCTGAAGTTTGGGGAGATAAACGACGTCCTCTGGGACAGGGAGGGCAAGATAGTAGCGAACCTCAAGAGCTCGGCAGAGAAGGGTGAGGGCGAGAGGGCCCTCATCGTCCTTTGA
- a CDS encoding DUF302 domain-containing protein → MEEVMRQMVKGVRSRYGFEETLERLKKKTEEVGWTVIGEYDFREKVGIQFAIIEVCNRDFATKAISKPENRWISAMMPCKFSVIEMPDGIYVFGMNMGLFAKMVPGELGELLSEVAEIDEKIISAVL, encoded by the coding sequence ATGGAGGAAGTAATGAGGCAGATGGTGAAGGGGGTTAGGAGCAGGTACGGCTTTGAGGAGACCCTTGAGAGGCTGAAGAAGAAGACCGAAGAAGTCGGCTGGACGGTTATAGGGGAGTACGACTTCAGGGAGAAGGTTGGAATTCAGTTTGCTATCATCGAGGTCTGCAACAGGGACTTTGCAACTAAGGCCATCAGCAAGCCTGAAAACAGGTGGATTTCAGCTATGATGCCTTGCAAGTTCTCGGTTATAGAGATGCCCGACGGGATATACGTCTTCGGCATGAACATGGGGCTCTTCGCGAAGATGGTTCCCGGTGAACTGGGCGAACTCCTCTCAGAGGTCGCGGAGATAGACGAGAAGATAATCTCGGCGGTTCTTTGA
- a CDS encoding molybdopterin-dependent oxidoreductase, translating to MPMAEKLVPVVCPWCSVGCRFYAVSANGYIRRIEFDYDHPTIANRGKLCPKGVASYQFINSPQRLKKPLRRVGEKGEGKFEEISWEEAYRIIASKIKEIKETYGPEAIAFLGSEKITLEENYLVHKLSKAIGTNHLDFPGRYCQYSNSPARTVVFGSAAATNPFEDIAKAELVVFWGHNPAETAPVLFGQYIEKAILDNNAPLIVIDPRSTRGHKYASLHLKPYPGTDLAIALAMLNVVISEELYDKDFVRGRTVGFEGLKESVKDYTPEWAEKISGVPAEDIRKAARLIATKRTAFLVNEGMNQHVNGLNTAIAIANLIAITGNIGREGVWSGVFPGAQCGFCAAMSGIAPNKLPTGKLVTDEAARAELERLWGFPIPDWVGLDLTTMVREIGNKIRMMYIVGGNIAKSMPNSGWVREQLKKLDFLVVQDIFLTETAMYADIVLPAAAWFEKTGTAISAERRVQRTYKAAEAPGEAKPDWLIIVELAKELGLGEYFKYSHPDEILREINKVIPVFKGATPEYLAEHPEGCFFPCSEPGEGTKVLFKTAFKTSDGKAHLQPVSWREPPEMPDEEYPFWLTNFRLVGHWHTGSMSFESPSLKKRWPEEYVMINPKDAKKLGIKTGDLVKVSTRRGSVLVRAEVTEHIREGVIAMPWHWQANFLTLDEIHEKTKMAELKAVAAKVEKVEE from the coding sequence ATGCCCATGGCAGAGAAGTTAGTGCCTGTTGTATGCCCGTGGTGTTCCGTGGGCTGTCGCTTCTACGCGGTCAGCGCCAACGGCTACATCAGGCGGATAGAGTTTGACTACGACCACCCGACGATAGCCAACAGGGGCAAGCTCTGTCCCAAGGGGGTTGCCTCCTACCAGTTCATCAACAGTCCCCAGAGGCTTAAGAAGCCCCTCAGGCGCGTTGGAGAAAAGGGTGAGGGGAAGTTCGAGGAGATAAGCTGGGAAGAGGCCTACAGGATAATCGCCAGCAAGATTAAGGAGATCAAGGAAACTTACGGCCCGGAGGCGATAGCCTTCCTCGGAAGCGAGAAGATAACCCTTGAGGAGAACTACCTCGTCCACAAGCTCTCCAAGGCCATAGGGACCAACCACCTCGACTTCCCCGGAAGGTACTGCCAGTACTCAAACAGTCCCGCCAGAACCGTGGTGTTCGGAAGCGCAGCAGCCACAAACCCCTTCGAGGACATAGCCAAGGCCGAGCTCGTGGTGTTCTGGGGACACAACCCGGCCGAGACGGCCCCGGTTCTCTTCGGGCAGTACATCGAGAAGGCCATCCTCGACAACAACGCCCCGCTCATCGTTATAGACCCGCGCTCAACGAGGGGCCACAAGTACGCCTCGCTCCACCTCAAGCCCTATCCGGGAACCGACCTGGCGATAGCGCTCGCCATGCTCAACGTGGTTATAAGTGAGGAGCTCTATGACAAGGACTTCGTCAGGGGGAGGACCGTTGGCTTTGAAGGGCTTAAGGAGTCGGTTAAGGACTACACGCCGGAGTGGGCCGAGAAGATAAGCGGTGTTCCAGCCGAGGACATAAGGAAGGCCGCTAGACTTATCGCAACAAAGAGGACCGCCTTCCTCGTCAACGAGGGTATGAACCAGCATGTGAACGGTCTGAACACGGCCATTGCCATAGCGAACCTCATAGCGATAACAGGCAACATCGGCAGGGAAGGTGTCTGGAGCGGTGTCTTCCCCGGAGCGCAGTGCGGTTTCTGTGCTGCGATGAGCGGTATAGCCCCGAACAAGCTCCCGACCGGAAAGCTTGTCACTGACGAGGCAGCGAGGGCTGAACTAGAGAGACTCTGGGGCTTCCCGATACCGGACTGGGTCGGCCTCGACCTGACAACGATGGTCAGGGAGATAGGCAACAAGATACGTATGATGTACATCGTCGGTGGGAACATAGCCAAGTCAATGCCCAACAGCGGATGGGTTCGCGAGCAACTCAAGAAGCTCGACTTCCTCGTCGTGCAGGACATATTCCTCACCGAGACGGCCATGTACGCCGATATCGTTCTTCCAGCCGCTGCATGGTTCGAGAAGACGGGAACGGCAATAAGCGCTGAAAGAAGAGTCCAGAGAACCTACAAAGCCGCTGAGGCACCGGGTGAGGCGAAGCCCGACTGGCTCATCATTGTGGAGCTCGCTAAAGAGCTGGGCCTCGGTGAGTACTTCAAGTACAGCCATCCGGACGAGATACTCCGGGAGATCAACAAGGTCATACCCGTCTTCAAGGGGGCAACGCCCGAATACCTTGCCGAGCACCCAGAGGGCTGCTTCTTCCCGTGCAGTGAGCCCGGAGAGGGAACGAAGGTTCTCTTCAAGACCGCCTTCAAGACGTCCGACGGAAAGGCCCACCTCCAGCCCGTCAGCTGGCGCGAGCCACCGGAGATGCCCGACGAGGAGTACCCGTTCTGGCTCACCAACTTCAGGCTCGTCGGCCACTGGCACACCGGGAGCATGTCCTTTGAGAGCCCGAGCCTGAAGAAGCGCTGGCCCGAGGAGTACGTCATGATAAACCCAAAGGACGCCAAGAAACTTGGAATAAAGACTGGCGACCTCGTGAAGGTCTCGACGAGGCGCGGAAGCGTCCTCGTCAGGGCGGAGGTTACCGAGCACATCAGGGAAGGGGTCATAGCGATGCCGTGGCACTGGCAGGCCAACTTCCTGACCTTGGACGAGATACACGAGAAGACCAAGATGGCCGAGCTGAAGGCCGTAGCTGCCAAGGTCGAGAAGGTGGAGGAGTGA
- a CDS encoding HypC/HybG/HupF family hydrogenase formation chaperone — MCLATIAKVLEVNPEKGTAWVDFGGVKREARIDLMPDVKVGEYVLIHTGFIIERVDEKTAREILSAWEEVFKVEEDAIGGYYYPGD, encoded by the coding sequence ATGTGTCTCGCGACGATTGCGAAGGTGCTTGAGGTGAACCCCGAGAAGGGAACTGCATGGGTTGACTTCGGGGGCGTTAAAAGGGAGGCCAGAATAGACCTGATGCCCGATGTCAAGGTCGGTGAGTACGTCCTGATACACACGGGCTTCATTATAGAGCGCGTGGACGAAAAGACTGCCAGAGAAATCCTGAGCGCGTGGGAAGAGGTTTTCAAGGTCGAGGAGGACGCGATAGGAGGCTACTACTACCCGGGTGATTGA